One window of the Salvelinus alpinus chromosome 13, SLU_Salpinus.1, whole genome shotgun sequence genome contains the following:
- the jakmip2 gene encoding janus kinase and microtubule-interacting protein 2 isoform X4 — protein MAKKGRTKGEKPEALISALQAANEDLRSKLTDIQIELHQEKCKVSKLEREKVQECKRIREQEQHRHTATLTEQRAKWHEEKQKELQALRENLVRQHEQEQARTAKIKDQENQRLKAALSAMRDGSGEKVRTALTLEAKEEARRFFDVERVKLLQEISELKQTKKQTDEALSTMIQADKMKAGDLRSEHQIHQEQISKIKWDSERDIRRLVDEIKSKERTIFSLEKEFENAIGLLQKLQMQKDALDDQLFLVKEAECNLGSPKREIPGRAGDGAEHCGSPDMRRNQRRMADLNSTIRKLEDRNSLLVDERNELLKRVRESEKQCKPMLEKNKVLNKRNDDLSQTLQRMEEKLKGLAKENLEMKEKISSHLPLKKANCKSLNDLDQAHDDQEIEFLKLQVLEQQSMIDELTRDREKLLRKKRHKRSNRPIKRHIVVDTFFGYDEESMDSETSSVASFRMDRTPATPDEDLDEGLVNEESELRFRQLTREYQALQRAYALLQEHQGGLLDAEIEAKAQEQLHADSLRYKAKIEDLEKELAHKGQDSKWVEEKQLFFRRNQELLEKVEKLDAKCGRQQQELQDSKDQNELLEFRILELEERERKSPPFNHLRMHPFSEGVSALQIYCMKEGVKDVCVPDLIKLLDILGDNGNLRNEEQVAIIQASTVLSLAEKWIQQIEGTEAALHQKMIDLELEMEMFCKQKGYLEEELDYRKSALDQAYTQIQELEATLYNALQQDKVIGYGEPLSDMQKDELRTSVEKLRRQMLRKSREFDCQVLAERMELLHQAHQRIRDLEDKTDIQRRQIKDLEEKFLFLFLFFSLAFILWP, from the exons ATGGCAAAGAAGGGACGCACCAAGGGCGAGAAGCCCGAAGCGCTCATCTCTGCTTTACAGGCAGCTAACGAAGATCTCAGGTCCAAACTGACTGACATTCAAATAGAACTTCATCAAGAGAAATGCAAG GTGAGTAAGTTGGAGCGTGAGAAGGTGCAGGAGTGCAAGCGCATCCGGGAGCAGGAGCAGCACCGGCACACGGCCACGCTGACAGAGCAGCGAGCCAAATGGCACGAGGAGAAGCAGAAGGAGCTCCAGGCGCTCAGAGAGAACCTGGTCCGCCAGCACGAGCAGGAGCAGGCCCGCACCGCCAAGATCAAGGACCAGGAGAACCAGCGGCTCAAGGCGGCGCTGAGTGCCATGCGGGACGGCAGCGGAGAGAAGGTGCGCACAGCATTGACCCTGGAGGCCAAAGAGGAGGCGCGACGCTTCTTCGACGTGGAGAGGGTCAAGCTGCTGCAGGAGATCTCCGAGCTCAAGCAGACCAAGAAGCAGACAGACGAGGCGCTCAGCACCATGATCCAAGCAGATAAGATGAAGGCTGGGGACCTGCGCTCCGAGCACCAGATTCACCAAGAGCAGATTTCCAAGATCAAGTGGGACAGCGAGAGGGACATCCGCAGACTG GTGGATGAGATCAAGTCTAAAGAGCGCACCATCTTCTCTCTGGAGAAGGAGTTTGAGAATGCCATTGGCTTGCTGCAGAAGCTGCAGATGCAGAAGGATGCCCTGGACGACCAGCTGTTCCTGGTCAAGGAGGCAGAGTGTAACCTGGGCAGCCCCAAGAGAGAGATCCCCGGACGGGCTGGGGACGGTGCAGAACACTGTGGCAGCCCG GACATGCGCAGGAACCAGAGGCGCATGGCTGACCTCAACTCCACCATCCGCAAGCTGGAGGACCGCAACTCACTGCTGGTGGATGAGAGGAATGAACTG cTGAAGCGTGTGCGGGAGTCTGAGAAGCAGTGCAAGCCCATGCTGGAAAAGAACAAGGTGCTGAATAAGAGGAATGATGACCTCAGCCAGACCCTGCAGCGCATGGAAGAGAAACTCAAAGGCCTGGCCAAGGAGAACCTGGAGATG AAGGAGAAGATCAGCTCCCACCTGCCACTGAAGAAAGCCAACTGTAAGTCTCTGAATGATCTGGACCAGGCGCATGATGACCAGGAGATTGAGTTCCTCAAGCTGCAGGTGCTGGAGCAACAAAGCATGATCGACGAGCTGACAAGA GATAGGGAAAAACTATTGCGGAAGAAGAGGCATAAACGAAGCAACAGACCAATAAAG agacaCATTGTAGTGGACACCTTCTTTGGATACGATGAGGAATCCATGGACTCAGAGACGTCCTCCGTGGCTTCGTTTCGCATGGACCGCACTCCAGCCACTCCTGATGAAGACCTGGATGAG GGGCTGGTCAATGAGGAGTCGGAGCTGCGCTTCAGGCAGCTGACCAGAGAGTACCAGGCCTTACAGAGGGCATACGCCCTGCTGCAGGAACATCAAGGGGGCCTTCTGGATGCTGAGATAGAAGCTAAG GCTCAGGAGCAGCTACATGCAGACAGTCTCAGGTACAAGGCCAAGATAGAAGACCTGGAGAAGGAGCTCGCCCACAAAGGACAG GACTCCAAGTGGGTAGAGGAGAAACAGCTGTTCTTCAGGAGGAATCAGGAGCTGCTGGAAAAG GTGGAGAAGTTAGATGCAAAATGTGGTCGACAGCAACAGGAGCTGCAAGACTCCAAGGACCAGAATGAGCTCCTGGAATTCAGAATACTGGAACTAGAG GAGCGCGAGCGAAAGTCCCCTCCGTTTAATCATCTCCGCATGCATCCGTTCTCCGAGGGAGTCAGCGCCCTACAGATCTACTGTATGAAGGAAGGAGTGAAG GATGTCTGTGTACCTGACCTGATCAAGCTCCTAGACATTCTGGGTGATAATGGG aaCTTGCGAAATGAGGAGCAAGTGGCCATTATTCAAGCTAGCACTGTCCTATCTCTTGCTGAAAAG TGGATACAACAGATTGAGGGAACAGAGGCAGCGCTGCATCAGAAGATGATTGACCTGGAGCTAGAGATG GAGATGTTCTGCAAGCAGAAAGGCTATCTGGAGGAGGAGCTGGACTACAGGAAGTCAGCCCTGGATCAGGCCTACACG CAAATCCAGGAGCTGGAGGCTACTCTCTACAACGCGCTGCAGCAGGACAAGGTGATCGGGTACGGCGAGCCTCTGAGTGACATGCAGAAGGACGAGCTACGTACGTCCGTGGAGAAGCTACGCAGACAGATGCTGAGGAAGAGCAGAGAGTTTGACTGTCAGGTTCTGGCTGAGAGGATGGAGCTGCTCCACCAGGCCCATCAG AGAATCCGAGACCTGGAGGATAAGACAGACATTCAGAGGAGACAAATTAAGGATCTGGAGGAGAAG TTTTTGTTTCTGTTCTTATTCTTTTCTCTTGCCTTTATCCTTTGGCCTTGA
- the jakmip2 gene encoding janus kinase and microtubule-interacting protein 2 isoform X1, with protein MAKKGRTKGEKPEALISALQAANEDLRSKLTDIQIELHQEKCKVSKLEREKVQECKRIREQEQHRHTATLTEQRAKWHEEKQKELQALRENLVRQHEQEQARTAKIKDQENQRLKAALSAMRDGSGEKVRTALTLEAKEEARRFFDVERVKLLQEISELKQTKKQTDEALSTMIQADKMKAGDLRSEHQIHQEQISKIKWDSERDIRRLVDEIKSKERTIFSLEKEFENAIGLLQKLQMQKDALDDQLFLVKEAECNLGSPKREIPGRAGDGAEHCGSPVRHRKAEGNLEMDMRRNQRRMADLNSTIRKLEDRNSLLVDERNELLKRVRESEKQCKPMLEKNKVLNKRNDDLSQTLQRMEEKLKGLAKENLEMKEKISSHLPLKKANCKSLNDLDQAHDDQEIEFLKLQVLEQQSMIDELTRDREKLLRKKRHKRSNRPIKRHIVVDTFFGYDEESMDSETSSVASFRMDRTPATPDEDLDEGLVNEESELRFRQLTREYQALQRAYALLQEHQGGLLDAEIEAKAQEQLHADSLRYKAKIEDLEKELAHKGQDSKWVEEKQLFFRRNQELLEKVEKLDAKCGRQQQELQDSKDQNELLEFRILELEERERKSPPFNHLRMHPFSEGVSALQIYCMKEGVKDVCVPDLIKLLDILGDNGNLRNEEQVAIIQASTVLSLAEKWIQQIEGTEAALHQKMIDLELEMEMFCKQKGYLEEELDYRKSALDQAYTQIQELEATLYNALQQDKVIGYGEPLSDMQKDELRTSVEKLRRQMLRKSREFDCQVLAERMELLHQAHQRIRDLEDKTDIQRRQIKDLEEKTAWKPGDCVCDCSGFYFGEKRVDFVTHIVTVSGYGTVVCRTWLGIHTCLIWDLTLGIYIMYAALD; from the exons ATGGCAAAGAAGGGACGCACCAAGGGCGAGAAGCCCGAAGCGCTCATCTCTGCTTTACAGGCAGCTAACGAAGATCTCAGGTCCAAACTGACTGACATTCAAATAGAACTTCATCAAGAGAAATGCAAG GTGAGTAAGTTGGAGCGTGAGAAGGTGCAGGAGTGCAAGCGCATCCGGGAGCAGGAGCAGCACCGGCACACGGCCACGCTGACAGAGCAGCGAGCCAAATGGCACGAGGAGAAGCAGAAGGAGCTCCAGGCGCTCAGAGAGAACCTGGTCCGCCAGCACGAGCAGGAGCAGGCCCGCACCGCCAAGATCAAGGACCAGGAGAACCAGCGGCTCAAGGCGGCGCTGAGTGCCATGCGGGACGGCAGCGGAGAGAAGGTGCGCACAGCATTGACCCTGGAGGCCAAAGAGGAGGCGCGACGCTTCTTCGACGTGGAGAGGGTCAAGCTGCTGCAGGAGATCTCCGAGCTCAAGCAGACCAAGAAGCAGACAGACGAGGCGCTCAGCACCATGATCCAAGCAGATAAGATGAAGGCTGGGGACCTGCGCTCCGAGCACCAGATTCACCAAGAGCAGATTTCCAAGATCAAGTGGGACAGCGAGAGGGACATCCGCAGACTG GTGGATGAGATCAAGTCTAAAGAGCGCACCATCTTCTCTCTGGAGAAGGAGTTTGAGAATGCCATTGGCTTGCTGCAGAAGCTGCAGATGCAGAAGGATGCCCTGGACGACCAGCTGTTCCTGGTCAAGGAGGCAGAGTGTAACCTGGGCAGCCCCAAGAGAGAGATCCCCGGACGGGCTGGGGACGGTGCAGAACACTGTGGCAGCCCGGTACGACATAGAAAGGCAGAGGGGAACCTGGAAATG GACATGCGCAGGAACCAGAGGCGCATGGCTGACCTCAACTCCACCATCCGCAAGCTGGAGGACCGCAACTCACTGCTGGTGGATGAGAGGAATGAACTG cTGAAGCGTGTGCGGGAGTCTGAGAAGCAGTGCAAGCCCATGCTGGAAAAGAACAAGGTGCTGAATAAGAGGAATGATGACCTCAGCCAGACCCTGCAGCGCATGGAAGAGAAACTCAAAGGCCTGGCCAAGGAGAACCTGGAGATG AAGGAGAAGATCAGCTCCCACCTGCCACTGAAGAAAGCCAACTGTAAGTCTCTGAATGATCTGGACCAGGCGCATGATGACCAGGAGATTGAGTTCCTCAAGCTGCAGGTGCTGGAGCAACAAAGCATGATCGACGAGCTGACAAGA GATAGGGAAAAACTATTGCGGAAGAAGAGGCATAAACGAAGCAACAGACCAATAAAG agacaCATTGTAGTGGACACCTTCTTTGGATACGATGAGGAATCCATGGACTCAGAGACGTCCTCCGTGGCTTCGTTTCGCATGGACCGCACTCCAGCCACTCCTGATGAAGACCTGGATGAG GGGCTGGTCAATGAGGAGTCGGAGCTGCGCTTCAGGCAGCTGACCAGAGAGTACCAGGCCTTACAGAGGGCATACGCCCTGCTGCAGGAACATCAAGGGGGCCTTCTGGATGCTGAGATAGAAGCTAAG GCTCAGGAGCAGCTACATGCAGACAGTCTCAGGTACAAGGCCAAGATAGAAGACCTGGAGAAGGAGCTCGCCCACAAAGGACAG GACTCCAAGTGGGTAGAGGAGAAACAGCTGTTCTTCAGGAGGAATCAGGAGCTGCTGGAAAAG GTGGAGAAGTTAGATGCAAAATGTGGTCGACAGCAACAGGAGCTGCAAGACTCCAAGGACCAGAATGAGCTCCTGGAATTCAGAATACTGGAACTAGAG GAGCGCGAGCGAAAGTCCCCTCCGTTTAATCATCTCCGCATGCATCCGTTCTCCGAGGGAGTCAGCGCCCTACAGATCTACTGTATGAAGGAAGGAGTGAAG GATGTCTGTGTACCTGACCTGATCAAGCTCCTAGACATTCTGGGTGATAATGGG aaCTTGCGAAATGAGGAGCAAGTGGCCATTATTCAAGCTAGCACTGTCCTATCTCTTGCTGAAAAG TGGATACAACAGATTGAGGGAACAGAGGCAGCGCTGCATCAGAAGATGATTGACCTGGAGCTAGAGATG GAGATGTTCTGCAAGCAGAAAGGCTATCTGGAGGAGGAGCTGGACTACAGGAAGTCAGCCCTGGATCAGGCCTACACG CAAATCCAGGAGCTGGAGGCTACTCTCTACAACGCGCTGCAGCAGGACAAGGTGATCGGGTACGGCGAGCCTCTGAGTGACATGCAGAAGGACGAGCTACGTACGTCCGTGGAGAAGCTACGCAGACAGATGCTGAGGAAGAGCAGAGAGTTTGACTGTCAGGTTCTGGCTGAGAGGATGGAGCTGCTCCACCAGGCCCATCAG AGAATCCGAGACCTGGAGGATAAGACAGACATTCAGAGGAGACAAATTAAGGATCTGGAGGAGAAG ACAGCGTGGAAACCTGGAGATTGTGTTTGTGACTGCAGTGGGTTTTATTTTGGGGAGAAGAGAGTCGACTTTGTGACTCATATTGTAACAGTGAGTGGATATGGAACTGTTGTGTGTCGGACATGGCTGGGAATTCACACCTGTTTGATTTGGGACCTCACTCTGGGGATATACATAATGTATGCTGCACTGGACTGA
- the jakmip2 gene encoding janus kinase and microtubule-interacting protein 2 isoform X3, with product MAKKGRTKGEKPEALISALQAANEDLRSKLTDIQIELHQEKCKVSKLEREKVQECKRIREQEQHRHTATLTEQRAKWHEEKQKELQALRENLVRQHEQEQARTAKIKDQENQRLKAALSAMRDGSGEKVRTALTLEAKEEARRFFDVERVKLLQEISELKQTKKQTDEALSTMIQADKMKAGDLRSEHQIHQEQISKIKWDSERDIRRLVDEIKSKERTIFSLEKEFENAIGLLQKLQMQKDALDDQLFLVKEAECNLGSPKREIPGRAGDGAEHCGSPVRHRKAEGNLEMDMRRNQRRMADLNSTIRKLEDRNSLLVDERNELLKRVRESEKQCKPMLEKNKVLNKRNDDLSQTLQRMEEKLKGLAKENLEMKEKISSHLPLKKANCKSLNDLDQAHDDQEIEFLKLQVLEQQSMIDELTRDREKLLRKKRHKRSNRPIKRHIVVDTFFGYDEESMDSETSSVASFRMDRTPATPDEDLDEGLVNEESELRFRQLTREYQALQRAYALLQEHQGGLLDAEIEAKAQEQLHADSLRYKAKIEDLEKELAHKGQDSKWVEEKQLFFRRNQELLEKVEKLDAKCGRQQQELQDSKDQNELLEFRILELEERERKSPPFNHLRMHPFSEGVSALQIYCMKEGVKDVCVPDLIKLLDILGDNGNLRNEEQVAIIQASTVLSLAEKWIQQIEGTEAALHQKMIDLELEMEMFCKQKGYLEEELDYRKSALDQAYTQIQELEATLYNALQQDKVIGYGEPLSDMQKDELRTSVEKLRRQMLRKSREFDCQVLAERMELLHQAHQRIRDLEDKTDIQRRQIKDLEEKFLFLFLFFSLAFILWP from the exons ATGGCAAAGAAGGGACGCACCAAGGGCGAGAAGCCCGAAGCGCTCATCTCTGCTTTACAGGCAGCTAACGAAGATCTCAGGTCCAAACTGACTGACATTCAAATAGAACTTCATCAAGAGAAATGCAAG GTGAGTAAGTTGGAGCGTGAGAAGGTGCAGGAGTGCAAGCGCATCCGGGAGCAGGAGCAGCACCGGCACACGGCCACGCTGACAGAGCAGCGAGCCAAATGGCACGAGGAGAAGCAGAAGGAGCTCCAGGCGCTCAGAGAGAACCTGGTCCGCCAGCACGAGCAGGAGCAGGCCCGCACCGCCAAGATCAAGGACCAGGAGAACCAGCGGCTCAAGGCGGCGCTGAGTGCCATGCGGGACGGCAGCGGAGAGAAGGTGCGCACAGCATTGACCCTGGAGGCCAAAGAGGAGGCGCGACGCTTCTTCGACGTGGAGAGGGTCAAGCTGCTGCAGGAGATCTCCGAGCTCAAGCAGACCAAGAAGCAGACAGACGAGGCGCTCAGCACCATGATCCAAGCAGATAAGATGAAGGCTGGGGACCTGCGCTCCGAGCACCAGATTCACCAAGAGCAGATTTCCAAGATCAAGTGGGACAGCGAGAGGGACATCCGCAGACTG GTGGATGAGATCAAGTCTAAAGAGCGCACCATCTTCTCTCTGGAGAAGGAGTTTGAGAATGCCATTGGCTTGCTGCAGAAGCTGCAGATGCAGAAGGATGCCCTGGACGACCAGCTGTTCCTGGTCAAGGAGGCAGAGTGTAACCTGGGCAGCCCCAAGAGAGAGATCCCCGGACGGGCTGGGGACGGTGCAGAACACTGTGGCAGCCCGGTACGACATAGAAAGGCAGAGGGGAACCTGGAAATG GACATGCGCAGGAACCAGAGGCGCATGGCTGACCTCAACTCCACCATCCGCAAGCTGGAGGACCGCAACTCACTGCTGGTGGATGAGAGGAATGAACTG cTGAAGCGTGTGCGGGAGTCTGAGAAGCAGTGCAAGCCCATGCTGGAAAAGAACAAGGTGCTGAATAAGAGGAATGATGACCTCAGCCAGACCCTGCAGCGCATGGAAGAGAAACTCAAAGGCCTGGCCAAGGAGAACCTGGAGATG AAGGAGAAGATCAGCTCCCACCTGCCACTGAAGAAAGCCAACTGTAAGTCTCTGAATGATCTGGACCAGGCGCATGATGACCAGGAGATTGAGTTCCTCAAGCTGCAGGTGCTGGAGCAACAAAGCATGATCGACGAGCTGACAAGA GATAGGGAAAAACTATTGCGGAAGAAGAGGCATAAACGAAGCAACAGACCAATAAAG agacaCATTGTAGTGGACACCTTCTTTGGATACGATGAGGAATCCATGGACTCAGAGACGTCCTCCGTGGCTTCGTTTCGCATGGACCGCACTCCAGCCACTCCTGATGAAGACCTGGATGAG GGGCTGGTCAATGAGGAGTCGGAGCTGCGCTTCAGGCAGCTGACCAGAGAGTACCAGGCCTTACAGAGGGCATACGCCCTGCTGCAGGAACATCAAGGGGGCCTTCTGGATGCTGAGATAGAAGCTAAG GCTCAGGAGCAGCTACATGCAGACAGTCTCAGGTACAAGGCCAAGATAGAAGACCTGGAGAAGGAGCTCGCCCACAAAGGACAG GACTCCAAGTGGGTAGAGGAGAAACAGCTGTTCTTCAGGAGGAATCAGGAGCTGCTGGAAAAG GTGGAGAAGTTAGATGCAAAATGTGGTCGACAGCAACAGGAGCTGCAAGACTCCAAGGACCAGAATGAGCTCCTGGAATTCAGAATACTGGAACTAGAG GAGCGCGAGCGAAAGTCCCCTCCGTTTAATCATCTCCGCATGCATCCGTTCTCCGAGGGAGTCAGCGCCCTACAGATCTACTGTATGAAGGAAGGAGTGAAG GATGTCTGTGTACCTGACCTGATCAAGCTCCTAGACATTCTGGGTGATAATGGG aaCTTGCGAAATGAGGAGCAAGTGGCCATTATTCAAGCTAGCACTGTCCTATCTCTTGCTGAAAAG TGGATACAACAGATTGAGGGAACAGAGGCAGCGCTGCATCAGAAGATGATTGACCTGGAGCTAGAGATG GAGATGTTCTGCAAGCAGAAAGGCTATCTGGAGGAGGAGCTGGACTACAGGAAGTCAGCCCTGGATCAGGCCTACACG CAAATCCAGGAGCTGGAGGCTACTCTCTACAACGCGCTGCAGCAGGACAAGGTGATCGGGTACGGCGAGCCTCTGAGTGACATGCAGAAGGACGAGCTACGTACGTCCGTGGAGAAGCTACGCAGACAGATGCTGAGGAAGAGCAGAGAGTTTGACTGTCAGGTTCTGGCTGAGAGGATGGAGCTGCTCCACCAGGCCCATCAG AGAATCCGAGACCTGGAGGATAAGACAGACATTCAGAGGAGACAAATTAAGGATCTGGAGGAGAAG TTTTTGTTTCTGTTCTTATTCTTTTCTCTTGCCTTTATCCTTTGGCCTTGA
- the jakmip2 gene encoding janus kinase and microtubule-interacting protein 2 isoform X2, whose protein sequence is MAKKGRTKGEKPEALISALQAANEDLRSKLTDIQIELHQEKCKVSKLEREKVQECKRIREQEQHRHTATLTEQRAKWHEEKQKELQALRENLVRQHEQEQARTAKIKDQENQRLKAALSAMRDGSGEKVRTALTLEAKEEARRFFDVERVKLLQEISELKQTKKQTDEALSTMIQADKMKAGDLRSEHQIHQEQISKIKWDSERDIRRLVDEIKSKERTIFSLEKEFENAIGLLQKLQMQKDALDDQLFLVKEAECNLGSPKREIPGRAGDGAEHCGSPDMRRNQRRMADLNSTIRKLEDRNSLLVDERNELLKRVRESEKQCKPMLEKNKVLNKRNDDLSQTLQRMEEKLKGLAKENLEMKEKISSHLPLKKANCKSLNDLDQAHDDQEIEFLKLQVLEQQSMIDELTRDREKLLRKKRHKRSNRPIKRHIVVDTFFGYDEESMDSETSSVASFRMDRTPATPDEDLDEGLVNEESELRFRQLTREYQALQRAYALLQEHQGGLLDAEIEAKAQEQLHADSLRYKAKIEDLEKELAHKGQDSKWVEEKQLFFRRNQELLEKVEKLDAKCGRQQQELQDSKDQNELLEFRILELEERERKSPPFNHLRMHPFSEGVSALQIYCMKEGVKDVCVPDLIKLLDILGDNGNLRNEEQVAIIQASTVLSLAEKWIQQIEGTEAALHQKMIDLELEMEMFCKQKGYLEEELDYRKSALDQAYTQIQELEATLYNALQQDKVIGYGEPLSDMQKDELRTSVEKLRRQMLRKSREFDCQVLAERMELLHQAHQRIRDLEDKTDIQRRQIKDLEEKTAWKPGDCVCDCSGFYFGEKRVDFVTHIVTVSGYGTVVCRTWLGIHTCLIWDLTLGIYIMYAALD, encoded by the exons ATGGCAAAGAAGGGACGCACCAAGGGCGAGAAGCCCGAAGCGCTCATCTCTGCTTTACAGGCAGCTAACGAAGATCTCAGGTCCAAACTGACTGACATTCAAATAGAACTTCATCAAGAGAAATGCAAG GTGAGTAAGTTGGAGCGTGAGAAGGTGCAGGAGTGCAAGCGCATCCGGGAGCAGGAGCAGCACCGGCACACGGCCACGCTGACAGAGCAGCGAGCCAAATGGCACGAGGAGAAGCAGAAGGAGCTCCAGGCGCTCAGAGAGAACCTGGTCCGCCAGCACGAGCAGGAGCAGGCCCGCACCGCCAAGATCAAGGACCAGGAGAACCAGCGGCTCAAGGCGGCGCTGAGTGCCATGCGGGACGGCAGCGGAGAGAAGGTGCGCACAGCATTGACCCTGGAGGCCAAAGAGGAGGCGCGACGCTTCTTCGACGTGGAGAGGGTCAAGCTGCTGCAGGAGATCTCCGAGCTCAAGCAGACCAAGAAGCAGACAGACGAGGCGCTCAGCACCATGATCCAAGCAGATAAGATGAAGGCTGGGGACCTGCGCTCCGAGCACCAGATTCACCAAGAGCAGATTTCCAAGATCAAGTGGGACAGCGAGAGGGACATCCGCAGACTG GTGGATGAGATCAAGTCTAAAGAGCGCACCATCTTCTCTCTGGAGAAGGAGTTTGAGAATGCCATTGGCTTGCTGCAGAAGCTGCAGATGCAGAAGGATGCCCTGGACGACCAGCTGTTCCTGGTCAAGGAGGCAGAGTGTAACCTGGGCAGCCCCAAGAGAGAGATCCCCGGACGGGCTGGGGACGGTGCAGAACACTGTGGCAGCCCG GACATGCGCAGGAACCAGAGGCGCATGGCTGACCTCAACTCCACCATCCGCAAGCTGGAGGACCGCAACTCACTGCTGGTGGATGAGAGGAATGAACTG cTGAAGCGTGTGCGGGAGTCTGAGAAGCAGTGCAAGCCCATGCTGGAAAAGAACAAGGTGCTGAATAAGAGGAATGATGACCTCAGCCAGACCCTGCAGCGCATGGAAGAGAAACTCAAAGGCCTGGCCAAGGAGAACCTGGAGATG AAGGAGAAGATCAGCTCCCACCTGCCACTGAAGAAAGCCAACTGTAAGTCTCTGAATGATCTGGACCAGGCGCATGATGACCAGGAGATTGAGTTCCTCAAGCTGCAGGTGCTGGAGCAACAAAGCATGATCGACGAGCTGACAAGA GATAGGGAAAAACTATTGCGGAAGAAGAGGCATAAACGAAGCAACAGACCAATAAAG agacaCATTGTAGTGGACACCTTCTTTGGATACGATGAGGAATCCATGGACTCAGAGACGTCCTCCGTGGCTTCGTTTCGCATGGACCGCACTCCAGCCACTCCTGATGAAGACCTGGATGAG GGGCTGGTCAATGAGGAGTCGGAGCTGCGCTTCAGGCAGCTGACCAGAGAGTACCAGGCCTTACAGAGGGCATACGCCCTGCTGCAGGAACATCAAGGGGGCCTTCTGGATGCTGAGATAGAAGCTAAG GCTCAGGAGCAGCTACATGCAGACAGTCTCAGGTACAAGGCCAAGATAGAAGACCTGGAGAAGGAGCTCGCCCACAAAGGACAG GACTCCAAGTGGGTAGAGGAGAAACAGCTGTTCTTCAGGAGGAATCAGGAGCTGCTGGAAAAG GTGGAGAAGTTAGATGCAAAATGTGGTCGACAGCAACAGGAGCTGCAAGACTCCAAGGACCAGAATGAGCTCCTGGAATTCAGAATACTGGAACTAGAG GAGCGCGAGCGAAAGTCCCCTCCGTTTAATCATCTCCGCATGCATCCGTTCTCCGAGGGAGTCAGCGCCCTACAGATCTACTGTATGAAGGAAGGAGTGAAG GATGTCTGTGTACCTGACCTGATCAAGCTCCTAGACATTCTGGGTGATAATGGG aaCTTGCGAAATGAGGAGCAAGTGGCCATTATTCAAGCTAGCACTGTCCTATCTCTTGCTGAAAAG TGGATACAACAGATTGAGGGAACAGAGGCAGCGCTGCATCAGAAGATGATTGACCTGGAGCTAGAGATG GAGATGTTCTGCAAGCAGAAAGGCTATCTGGAGGAGGAGCTGGACTACAGGAAGTCAGCCCTGGATCAGGCCTACACG CAAATCCAGGAGCTGGAGGCTACTCTCTACAACGCGCTGCAGCAGGACAAGGTGATCGGGTACGGCGAGCCTCTGAGTGACATGCAGAAGGACGAGCTACGTACGTCCGTGGAGAAGCTACGCAGACAGATGCTGAGGAAGAGCAGAGAGTTTGACTGTCAGGTTCTGGCTGAGAGGATGGAGCTGCTCCACCAGGCCCATCAG AGAATCCGAGACCTGGAGGATAAGACAGACATTCAGAGGAGACAAATTAAGGATCTGGAGGAGAAG ACAGCGTGGAAACCTGGAGATTGTGTTTGTGACTGCAGTGGGTTTTATTTTGGGGAGAAGAGAGTCGACTTTGTGACTCATATTGTAACAGTGAGTGGATATGGAACTGTTGTGTGTCGGACATGGCTGGGAATTCACACCTGTTTGATTTGGGACCTCACTCTGGGGATATACATAATGTATGCTGCACTGGACTGA